In one Amia ocellicauda isolate fAmiCal2 chromosome 2, fAmiCal2.hap1, whole genome shotgun sequence genomic region, the following are encoded:
- the LOC136763602 gene encoding integrin beta-1, with amino-acid sequence MDFKLPIIMSLMCCLLDQMKGHQEKHKCGSSGSETCKDCLTSGPSCAWCAAENFTGAGLLVSGRCDSVPGLVQKGCPEAQIENPRGSTVVQQNDNVTARRRGEEAKPRKITQLQPQKLLLNLRIGEPQTFEVKFKRVEDYPIDLYYLMDLSYSMEDDLVNIKRLGTDLMSEMRNITDDFRIGFGSFVDKTVMPYISTTTDMLENPCKRKEACARPFSFQNVLSLTENGSLFNELVGRQRISGNLDSPEGGFDALMQAAVCEEDIGWRNVTRLLVFSTDAGFHFAGDGKLGGIVLPNDGKCHLKNNMYTMGPYRDYPSVGHLAQKLSESNIQTIFAVTHDVLPVYESLQYLLPKSAVGILSNNSHNVLQLIIDAYSALTSEILMENSRLPEGFQISYTTLCKDNRSRSGEEGRKCANISFGDEVTFTISIVAHKCPRGTDDFRVAFKAQGFSEEVEVVLKPICQCECHKDRVPHSPKCNNGSGAYECGICRCNAGHVGSFCECDTDEANAIHMLDSCRKDNGSETCSSNGECVCGRCVCHKSRRNPSHLYYGKYCECDNFRCDQHQGLICGGQGQCDCGVCKCFPGFAGDACDCPLSTATCQARTGQLCNGRGNCTCGVCVCSDSRFQGPTCEICPTCSDVCAVHRDCVLCRVFNGGLRQEDCERQCSHLNITLVQESANLPRAHHSGGLQKCREKDEDSCWVHFVYQDEHTIQHPQVHVAKKRECPSGPDVLLIIGVLSGSIVLVGVALLIIWKLVTTIHDKREFAKFQKEIVDTKWDMGDNPIYRSAVTTVLNPKYKAQ; translated from the exons ATGGATTTTAAACTTCCAATAATTATGTCTTTGATGTGCTGTTTGTTGGACCAGATGAAAGGACATCAAG agaaacacaaatgtGGTTCCTCTGGTTCTGAAACGTGCAAGGATTGCCTCACGTCCGGACCCAGCTGTGCGTGGTGTGCCGCGGAG AACTTCACAGGAGCCGGGCTGCTGGTGTCCGGGCGCTGTGACAGTGTGCCGGGCCTTGTGCAGAAGGGCTGCCCAGAGGCCCAGATTGAAAACCCCAGGGGCTCCACTGTGGTGCAGCAGAATGACAATGTCACAGCTCGCCGCCGAGGGGAGGAGGCGAAGCCACGCAAAATCACACAGCTACAGCCCCAGAAACTGCTCTTAAACCTGCGTATAG GGGAACCCCAGACCTTTGAGGTGAAGTTCAAAAGAGTGGAGGATTATCCTATTGACCTGTACTACCTTATGGACCTCTCCTACTCCATGGAAGATGATTTGGTTAATATTAAAAGGCTGGGCACTGATCTGATGAGTGAAATGAGGAACATCACAGATGACTTTAGGATTG GGTTCGGTTCGTTTGTGGACAAGACTGTGATGCCCTACATCAGCACCACCACAGACATGCTGGAGAATCCGTGCAAGAGGAAAGAGGCCTGTGCGAGGCCCTTCAGCTTTCAAAACGTCCTCAGCCTGACGGAGAACGGAAGTCTTTTCAATGAGCTGGTGGGGAGGCAGCGTATTTCAGGAAACCTGGACTCCCCTGAGGGAGGCTTCGATGCTTTGATGCAGGCAGCAGTGTGTGAG GAGGACATTGGCTGGAGGAATGTCACCCGCCTGTTGGTGTTCTCCACCGACGCTGGCTTCCACTTCGCTGGAGACGGAAAACTGGGTGGAATAGTTTTGCCCAATGATGGAAAGTGTCacctgaaaaacaacatgtacacGATGGGTCCATATCGG GACTATCCGTCTGTCGGTCATCTCGCCCAGAAGTTAAGTGAGAGTAACATTCAGACCATCTTTGCCGTAACCCATGATGTTCTGCCTGTATATGAG AGCTTGCAGTACCTCTTACCAAAGTCTGCAGTCGGGATTCTCTCAAACAACTCCCATAACGTACTGCAGCTGATCATTGATGCCTATAGT GCCCTCACATCAGAAATCCTCATGGAGAACAGCAGATTACCTGAGGGTTTCCAGATCAGTTACACCACACTCTGCAAAGACAACAGGAGCCGGTCTGGGGAAGAGGGCCGGAAATGCGCCAACATTTCATTCGGCGACGAG GTGACATTTACCATAAGCATTGTTGCACACAAGTGTCCGAGAGGTACCGATGACTTCCGAGTCGCATTCAAAGCTCAGGGTTTCAGTGAGGAGGTGGAAGTTGTCCTGAAGCCAATCTGTCAGTGCGAGTGTCACAAGGACAGAGTTCCACACAGCCCCAAGTGTAATAATGGCAGTGGGGCCTATGAATGTGGGATCTGCAG GTGCAACGCCGGTCATGTTGGTAGCTTCTGTGAGTGCGACACCGATGAAGCCAACGCCATCCATATGCTGGACTCCTGCAGGAAGGACAACGGCTCAGAGACCTGCAGCTCGAACGGGGAGTGTGTGTGCGGCCGCTGTGTGTGCCACAAGAGCAGGAGAAATCCCAGCCACCTCTACTATGGCAAATACTGTGAATGTGATAACTTCAGATGTGACCAGCATCAGGGCTTGATCTGTGGAG GCCAAGGGCAGTGCGATTGCGGCGTGTGTAAGTGCTTCCCAGGGTTTGCTGGAGACGCCTGCGATTGCCCTCTGAGCACcgccacgtgccaggccaggacAGGCCAGCTGTGCAACGGCAGGGGGAACTGCACCTGTGGGGTGTGCGTCTGCAGCGACAGTCGATTCCAGGGGCCCACCTGTGAGATATGCCCCACGTGCTCAGATGTGTGTGCTGTACACAG GGATTGTGTTCTGTGCAGGGTCTTCAACGGGGGCTTGAGGCAGGAGGACTGTGAGAGGCAATGCAGTCACTTGAACATCACCCTGGTACAGGAGAGTGCCAACCTGCCACGAGCACACCACAGCGGTGGCCTACAGAAGTGCAGGGAGAAGGACGAGGACAGCTGCTGGGTCCACTTTGTGTATCAAGATGAGCACACAATCCAACACCCGCAGGTTCATGTCGCTAAAAAACGAG AGTGTCCCTCGGGCCCAGATGTCCTGCTCATCATCGGGGTGCTGAGCGGCTCCATCGTGCTCGTTGGAGTGGCCCTGCTCATCATCTGGAAACTGGTCACTACCATCCACGACAAGAGAGAGTTTGCCAAGTTCCAGAAAGAGATCGTAGACACCAAGTGGGATATG gGTGACAACCCAATCTACAGGAGTGCTGTTACAACTGTTCTCAATCCCAAATATAAGGCCCAGTGA